Proteins from a single region of Terriglobales bacterium:
- a CDS encoding rhamnogalacturonan acetylesterase, whose translation MRSIQRRFPHLILLLFTFSVPFWAQGPDPQQNRLPINKQPANPKLPTLYIVGDSTVRNGRGDGANGQWGWGDLVGKYFDPARINVVNWALGGRSSRTFITQGHWDPVVAALRPGDFVMIQFGHNDGGPINDDSRARGSLRGTGDEIQEIDNLLTKQHETVHTYGWYLRKYVSDTKAKGAIPMICSQIPRKIWKDGKIVRDGSDYAGWAAEVAKAEGVPFLDLNNIIAARYEQLGPDKVDPLFGDEHTHTTLAGAELNAEAVISALKGLTNDPLAIFFSGQAKDVAAASASK comes from the coding sequence ATGAGATCTATTCAACGACGGTTCCCTCACCTGATCCTCCTTCTGTTTACATTCAGCGTGCCGTTTTGGGCTCAAGGGCCTGATCCGCAGCAGAATCGCTTGCCTATTAATAAGCAGCCGGCCAATCCGAAGCTGCCGACGTTGTACATCGTGGGCGACTCGACGGTGCGCAATGGCCGAGGCGATGGCGCTAACGGACAGTGGGGCTGGGGCGATCTCGTCGGCAAATATTTCGATCCGGCAAGAATCAACGTGGTGAACTGGGCGTTAGGCGGGCGCAGCAGCCGCACCTTCATTACGCAAGGACATTGGGACCCGGTCGTTGCTGCCCTGCGACCCGGTGATTTCGTGATGATCCAGTTCGGGCACAACGATGGCGGACCCATCAATGACGACAGTCGCGCGCGCGGCTCGCTTCGTGGCACTGGAGACGAGATTCAGGAGATCGACAATCTCCTTACCAAGCAACACGAAACCGTCCACACCTACGGTTGGTACTTGCGGAAATACGTTTCCGACACCAAGGCCAAAGGCGCCATTCCGATGATTTGCTCACAGATTCCGCGAAAGATATGGAAGGACGGCAAAATCGTACGCGACGGCTCCGACTACGCCGGTTGGGCCGCAGAGGTAGCGAAAGCAGAAGGTGTTCCCTTTCTAGACCTGAATAACATCATCGCCGCTCGCTATGAGCAGCTGGGACCGGACAAGGTGGACCCGCTCTTCGGGGATGAACATACGCACACCACACTCGCTGGTGCTGAGCTAAACGCTGAAGCAGTTATCAGCGCTTTGAAGGGCCTGACGAATGATCCACTGGCAATTTTTTTCTCCGGTCAAGCGAAAGATGTGGCCGCGGCGAGCGCTTCAAAATAG
- the mtaB gene encoding tRNA (N(6)-L-threonylcarbamoyladenosine(37)-C(2))-methylthiotransferase MtaB → MAGYYIVNFGCRAQQADGSAIERQLADRGLARVTSPTEAEVIVLNTCTVTAAADQDARAAIRRVRREQPAAQILVTGCYAQRAPEEIAALDGVTWVVGNSHKHQIGKIVADRHDPNFLPLRHFNAGQNDSSFRGTIYASDIFAHTELQAAPVFDSIERTRPNLKIQDGCDNRCSFCVIPFVRGQSRSLPTETVLQELHVLENAGYREVVISGINLGRWGRDFENPEHFPDLLRTVLERTSMEKLRLSSVEPMDWTDELIELVASSPRVAKHAHVPLQSGSDAILRKMHRKYRPWHYADKIEKIRKAMPHAAIGADVMVGFPGETDDLFRESLEFVKRLPFTYLHVFTYSPRPGTPAASMPDQVPIQVAHARSRIMREVAAAKNVGFRLSFIGRTLPAITLARTSDAGTEALTDNYLNVQLTHEVERNRWIQVHVDALTAQGLSGEVVSR, encoded by the coding sequence GTGGCGGGTTACTACATCGTGAACTTTGGTTGTCGGGCGCAGCAGGCCGACGGCTCCGCCATCGAACGCCAACTCGCCGATCGCGGACTCGCGCGCGTAACCTCTCCCACGGAAGCCGAGGTCATCGTTCTAAATACTTGCACCGTCACCGCCGCCGCCGACCAGGACGCTCGCGCCGCCATCCGCCGCGTTCGCCGCGAGCAACCAGCGGCACAAATATTGGTTACGGGTTGCTATGCCCAGCGCGCACCTGAAGAAATCGCGGCGCTCGATGGCGTCACCTGGGTTGTAGGAAATTCGCACAAGCATCAGATTGGGAAGATCGTTGCGGACAGACACGATCCGAACTTCCTGCCCTTGCGCCATTTCAATGCAGGGCAGAACGATTCAAGCTTTCGCGGAACGATTTACGCCAGCGACATCTTTGCGCATACCGAGCTGCAAGCCGCACCGGTGTTCGACAGCATCGAACGCACACGTCCCAATTTGAAGATTCAGGACGGCTGCGACAACCGTTGCTCGTTTTGCGTGATTCCGTTCGTTCGCGGGCAGAGCCGATCTTTGCCGACCGAAACGGTCCTACAAGAACTGCACGTGCTGGAGAACGCGGGCTATCGGGAAGTTGTCATTTCGGGAATCAATCTCGGGCGCTGGGGACGGGATTTCGAGAATCCGGAGCACTTCCCCGATCTTCTGCGGACGGTTCTGGAACGTACTTCGATGGAAAAGCTGCGCCTGAGTTCAGTCGAGCCGATGGACTGGACTGACGAACTGATCGAGTTGGTAGCATCTTCGCCTCGCGTCGCCAAGCACGCGCACGTTCCTCTGCAGTCCGGCAGCGACGCGATTCTCCGCAAGATGCATCGCAAATATCGGCCTTGGCACTACGCAGACAAAATCGAGAAGATCCGTAAAGCAATGCCCCACGCTGCCATCGGCGCCGACGTCATGGTCGGATTCCCCGGCGAAACGGATGACCTATTTCGGGAATCGCTCGAATTCGTGAAACGCCTACCGTTCACATATCTGCACGTCTTCACCTATTCGCCGCGTCCAGGTACTCCCGCCGCAAGCATGCCCGATCAAGTTCCGATTCAAGTGGCCCATGCTCGCAGTCGAATCATGCGCGAAGTGGCTGCCGCGAAGAATGTTGGATTTCGACTGAGCTTCATCGGGCGAACTCTACCGGCAATCACCCTCGCTCGCACCAGCGATGCTGGAACCGAGGCGCTCACGGACAATTACTTGAACGTGCAGCTTACGCATGAAGTGGAGCGAAATCGCTGGATCCAGGTACACGTGGATGCACTTACGGCGCAGGGACTTTCAGGAGAAGTAGTGAGCCGCTAA
- a CDS encoding response regulator yields MKRRILLVDDELAILLTLKAILEINGFEVETAASAKEAKSRLAENAYQMVITDMRMETETAGYDVIREAKKKDYDPAVAILTAFPLLGSDWKEEGADSMLVKPMNTNDLLRQIEALLIAHEDKRQDRQNNTAALKKKSVSGIRETRSAVARQS; encoded by the coding sequence ATGAAACGTCGCATCCTGCTGGTTGATGACGAACTCGCAATTCTGCTCACGCTGAAAGCTATTCTCGAAATCAACGGATTCGAAGTGGAAACCGCCGCCTCGGCAAAAGAGGCTAAGAGCCGCCTTGCGGAAAACGCCTACCAGATGGTCATCACCGACATGCGGATGGAGACCGAAACCGCCGGCTATGACGTGATCCGCGAAGCCAAGAAGAAAGATTACGACCCCGCCGTCGCCATCCTTACGGCGTTCCCTCTGTTAGGCAGTGACTGGAAAGAAGAGGGCGCCGACTCCATGTTGGTGAAGCCCATGAACACCAACGACCTGCTTCGTCAGATCGAAGCCCTGCTCATTGCCCACGAAGACAAGCGTCAAGACCGCCAGAACAATACCGCCGCCTTAAAAAAAAAGTCGGTTAGCGGCATCCGCGAGACCAGAAGCGCGGTAGCGCGGCAGTCGTAA
- a CDS encoding zinc-ribbon domain containing protein: protein MEFQDRLLKCIDCGSEFLFTAGEQLFFHDKQFKNEPKRCKPCKAKRIAAVGATPANTYQKVETRTSCSHCGKETTVPFKPTQGRPVFCRECFQQRRAAGATA from the coding sequence ATGGAATTCCAGGACAGGCTGCTCAAGTGCATCGATTGCGGCTCTGAGTTTCTCTTCACCGCCGGCGAACAACTTTTCTTCCACGACAAACAATTCAAGAACGAGCCCAAGCGCTGCAAGCCCTGCAAGGCCAAACGCATCGCTGCGGTAGGCGCGACTCCCGCGAACACCTATCAGAAGGTGGAGACGCGCACGAGCTGTTCGCATTGCGGAAAAGAGACCACCGTCCCGTTTAAGCCAACGCAGGGACGTCCGGTCTTCTGCCGCGAATGCTTCCAGCAGCGTCGTGCAGCCGGCGCTACGGCGTAA
- the rpsU gene encoding 30S ribosomal protein S21, whose translation MAEVRVQEGEPLENALRRFKRKVQTEDIIKEVKRHSFYLKPGEKKRVKQALARKRNRKKVRKEQD comes from the coding sequence TTGGCGGAAGTTAGAGTTCAAGAGGGAGAACCGTTGGAAAACGCCCTCCGCCGCTTCAAACGCAAGGTCCAAACGGAAGACATTATTAAAGAGGTAAAGCGGCATTCTTTCTATCTGAAACCCGGCGAGAAGAAGCGCGTAAAACAAGCGCTGGCTCGCAAGCGGAACCGGAAGAAGGTTCGCAAAGAACAGGATTAA